The following are encoded in a window of Corythoichthys intestinalis isolate RoL2023-P3 chromosome 8, ASM3026506v1, whole genome shotgun sequence genomic DNA:
- the LOC130920983 gene encoding multidrug and toxin extrusion protein 1-like — protein sequence MDGADDTVEDPVEMCRNSEEEEEASSWCLWLKSFNSRRYCDELVQLFKLAGPVILFQVMVFMISTVSMIFCGHLGKTEFSAVSLAIAVVNVTGIAIGTGLSLTCDTLISQTFGGRQLMRVGVILQRGVLILLLACFPCWAVLINTGPLLIAVKQSPEVANLAQLYVKIFMPALPPAFMYQLLGRYLQNQGIIWPQVITGAIGNILNAMINYVLLHCLDLGVAGSAAANTISQYVLPALLLAYIYWRGLHKATWGGWSLECLQEWGPFAKLAIPSMLMFCMEWWAFEVGGFLASYISEVELGAQSVMYQLTVVSFMIPMGLSVAASVRVGNALGAGNREQAILSCKVSIICASVVACCVGIILTLSKDVIGYIFTTDPDILKRTADVMVLFFFMHLADSIAGVSGGVFRGAGKQKVGMFSNLVGHYLIGFPIGVTLIFATEMGVVGLWIGLTLCVVLQAIFFVLYLCKLDWRKATEEAQLRAGVQIINEGMAMVVCQPESNTEQVAGPRLSPRCESTAEGRRETASTQIRDALSVKQLFIRRGLMFLVMVVILVIGIISNHFLVRNLN from the exons ATGGATGGCGCTGACGACACAGTTGAAGATCCTGTGGAGATGTGTCGAAATtcagaggaagaagaagaagccTCTTCTTGGTGCTTGTGGCTAAAAAGCTTCAATTCAAGAAGATACTGCGATGAATTGGTTCAACTTTTCAAGCTTGCAGGACCAGTG ATCTTATTCCAGGTGATGGTCTTCATGATCAGTACCGTCAGCATGATATTCTGTGGCCACCTGGGCAAAACAGAATTTTCAGCTGTATCACTGGCAATTGCG GTGGTTAATGTGACTGGTATTGCCATTGGAACTGGATTGTCCTTAACTTGTGATACTCTCATATCCCAG ACATTTGGAGGCAGACAACTGATGCGTGTAGGTGTTATACTTCAGAGGGGAGTTCTGATTCTGCTCTTGGCTTGTTTCCCCTGCTGGGCTGTCCTTATCAACACTGGACCACTTCTAATCGCAGTCAAACAGAGCCCAGAGGTTGCTAA TTTGGCACAACTTTATGTGAAGATCTTCATGCCTGCTTTGCCG CCGGCATTCATGTACCAGCTGCTGGGCAGATACCTTCAGAACCAG ggcaTTATTTGGCCTCAGGTCATAACTGGTGCAATTGGAAACATCCTGAATGCAATGATCAATTACGTCCTTCTCCATTGTCTGGATTTGGGTGTTGC TGGTTCTGCTGCAGCCAATACAATCTCCCAGTATGTTTTGCCTGCCCTCTTACTGGCCTATATTTACTGGAGGGGTTTGCATAAAGCCACGTGGGGAG GCTGGTCACTCGAATGTCTCCAAGAGTGGGGACCCTTTGCCAAGTTGGCCATCCCAAGCATGTTAATGTTTTGTATGGAGTGGTGGGCTTTTGAAGTAGGAGGATTCCTTGCTTCCTACATTAGTGAAGTCGAGCTGGGAGCCCAGTCCGTGATGTATCAGCTGACGGTTGTATCTTTCATG ATCCCAATGGGACTGTCTGTTGCCGCTAGTGTTCGAGTTGGAAACGCTCTTGGCGCAGGAAACCgtgagcaagccattctgtcttGCAAAGTCTCCATCATCTGTGCAT CTGTCGTGGCATGTTGTGTTGGAATTATCCTCACCCTTTCCAAAGATGTAATTGGTTACATTTTCACCACCGACCC GGACATTTTGAAAAGGACTGCTGATGTCATGgtcctttttttcttcatgcatCTTGCCGATTCTATTGCA GGTGTGAGTGGAGGTGTCTTTCGAGGAGCTGGAAAACAAAAGGTTGGTATGTTTTCCAATCTGGTGGGACACTACCTCATTGGCTTTCCCATCGGTGTGACCCTAATTTTTGCAACAGAGATGGGCGTCGTAG GACTTTGGATTGGTCTTACCCTCTGTGTAGTACTGCAGGCTATTTTCTTTGTCTTGTATTTGTGCAAACTTGATTGGAGAAAGGCTACTGAAGAG GCTCAGCTGAGAGCAGGAGTCCAGATCATAAATGAAGGCATGGCGATGGTAGTCTGTCAGCCAG AATCAAACACTGAACAGGTTGCTGGTCCTCGTCTTTCACCAAGATGCGAGAGCACTGCAGAGGGCCGGCGTGAAACTGCATCCACTCAAATCCGTGATGCTCTCAGTGTAAAGCAGCTGTTCATACGTCGTGGTTTGATGTTTCTTGTCATGGTTGTCATCTTAGTGATTGGAATCATTTCTAATCACTTCCTTGTCAGAAACCTGAACTGA